One part of the Mariniflexile litorale genome encodes these proteins:
- a CDS encoding NlpC/P60 family protein, translating into MKFNKRLFFLINTFVFFNLVNLSCKDKATDYEGDEYYNSPSGAQMILSVENLNDSYNREIELSNLIDILDKDSINNSLENKFNLDKIVEFKSELLKQALLLTKNENYNYYQNNGLAYVWGSKNPSRKTKPTLYNGKPNVCTEELYGIDCSGFIYQILVKSGLKLPLKPEYYANAAWFSNTSNWIIPLKEYFDCENCFEIYNIKHASIESGDIIYFKVGKKVYHIGICFRYKDELLLFESGGNPRDDCVSNIKNGPRLIRLTKKFLENKTYEVLRISKIYNAA; encoded by the coding sequence ATGAAATTTAATAAAAGATTATTTTTTCTAATAAACACTTTTGTTTTTTTTAATCTTGTCAATCTTAGCTGTAAAGACAAAGCAACTGATTATGAAGGAGATGAATATTACAATAGCCCTAGTGGTGCACAAATGATTCTTTCCGTGGAAAATCTAAATGATTCGTATAACCGAGAGATTGAACTTTCTAATTTAATTGATATTTTGGATAAAGATTCCATTAATAATTCCCTAGAAAACAAATTTAATTTAGATAAAATAGTTGAGTTTAAATCTGAACTTCTTAAACAGGCTCTTCTTTTAACAAAAAATGAAAACTACAATTATTATCAAAATAATGGTTTAGCTTATGTTTGGGGCAGTAAAAACCCATCAAGGAAAACAAAACCAACTCTATATAATGGAAAACCCAATGTTTGTACAGAAGAGTTGTATGGTATTGATTGCTCTGGCTTTATTTATCAAATACTAGTTAAGTCTGGATTAAAACTACCATTAAAACCAGAATATTACGCAAATGCTGCTTGGTTTTCAAATACATCTAATTGGATTATTCCATTAAAGGAATATTTTGATTGCGAAAACTGCTTTGAAATTTATAATATAAAACATGCATCAATAGAATCAGGTGATATAATTTATTTTAAAGTTGGAAAAAAAGTGTACCATATTGGAATTTGTTTCAGGTATAAAGATGAATTATTGCTATTTGAATCTGGTGGAAATCCGAGGGATGATTGTGTGAGTAATATAAAAAATGGACCTAGATTAATTAGGTTAACAAAAAAGTTTTTAGAAAATAAAACCTATGAGGTATTAAGAATTAGTAAAATTTATAACGCAGCTTAA
- a CDS encoding exodeoxyribonuclease VII large subunit — protein sequence MELCKKAIELPIPFITGIGHDEDKTLLQRVADMGLSTPTSIGVYLQEIVNSHKERLKIVANKDLEIENYKKLVQIEKQLLTNLVASQKKYLNLVLGILIILILAIVYLVLKSK from the coding sequence ATTGAACTATGCAAAAAGGCTATAGAGCTACCCATTCCATTTATTACAGGAATTGGTCATGATGAAGATAAAACGTTGTTACAGAGAGTGGCTGACATGGGATTGTCCACACCTACATCAATTGGAGTATACCTTCAGGAGATTGTAAATTCACATAAAGAACGTCTAAAAATAGTCGCTAACAAGGACTTAGAAATAGAAAATTATAAAAAATTGGTTCAGATTGAAAAGCAGCTTTTAACGAACCTGGTAGCTTCACAAAAAAAATATTTGAATTTAGTTTTAGGAATTTTAATAATCTTAATCTTGGCTATAGTATATTTAGTTTTAAAAAGTAAATGA
- a CDS encoding helix-turn-helix transcriptional regulator produces MVELSEERLEQLKASIPKEVGNRVRFFRKKRGLTQTKLAQLVGKDRQYLYKIEKGVVTPNIVTISVLSITLDVPLSEFFEITI; encoded by the coding sequence ATGGTAGAATTATCTGAAGAAAGACTTGAACAATTAAAAGCTTCAATTCCCAAAGAAGTTGGAAACAGGGTTCGTTTTTTTAGAAAAAAAAGAGGTCTTACCCAAACAAAATTGGCTCAATTAGTTGGTAAAGACAGGCAGTACCTATATAAAATTGAAAAAGGCGTTGTTACTCCCAATATAGTTACCATTTCAGTTCTGTCAATTACGCTAGACGTTCCTTTAAGTGAATTTTTTGAAATTACAATTTAA
- a CDS encoding AAA family ATPase: protein MELKQAQREQVKLRIGLSGASGFGKTYSALLLAYGITGDYSKIAIIDTENQSASLYAHLGNYNTISLEAPYAPEKYIEAIEVCEKAGMEVIIIDSITHEWNGKGGCLEIHEQLGGRFQDWAKISPRHQAFIDKILQSKCHVLTTVRRKVDYSMDTDGSGKTKVIKHGTKEITREGFEYELTVNFELINDNHLVSASKDRTGLFMNKPEFIINAATGRKLMQWCNNGKDLEQARNEINSCETIEGLKHIYAKYPNYQTLIKADVMDRKALIEAVDYNIVPNSEIIEHNKSNDNGTITSTE from the coding sequence ATGGAATTAAAACAAGCACAGCGTGAACAAGTAAAATTACGTATTGGATTGAGTGGAGCATCGGGATTTGGTAAAACTTATTCAGCACTACTATTGGCTTATGGCATCACAGGAGACTATTCTAAAATAGCCATCATAGACACAGAAAATCAATCTGCCAGTTTGTATGCGCACTTAGGTAATTACAATACAATAAGTCTGGAAGCACCTTATGCACCTGAAAAGTATATCGAAGCCATAGAAGTTTGCGAAAAGGCAGGTATGGAAGTAATAATAATTGATAGCATAACCCACGAATGGAATGGCAAGGGAGGTTGTTTAGAAATTCATGAACAATTAGGTGGTAGGTTCCAAGATTGGGCAAAAATAAGTCCAAGACACCAAGCCTTTATTGATAAGATACTCCAATCTAAATGCCATGTTCTAACGACTGTAAGAAGAAAAGTTGATTACTCAATGGATACAGATGGCAGTGGTAAAACTAAAGTTATCAAGCATGGGACAAAGGAAATAACTCGTGAGGGCTTTGAATATGAGCTAACAGTAAATTTTGAACTTATAAATGACAACCATTTAGTAAGTGCATCAAAGGATAGGACAGGACTGTTTATGAACAAGCCTGAATTTATAATAAATGCTGCAACAGGTAGAAAATTGATGCAATGGTGCAACAACGGTAAAGATTTAGAGCAAGCTAGAAATGAAATTAATAGCTGTGAAACTATTGAAGGTTTGAAACATATTTATGCTAAATACCCAAATTATCAAACCCTTATTAAGGCAGATGTTATGGATAGAAAGGCACTTATTGAAGCAGTAGACTACAACATTGTGCCTAATTCAGAAATTATAGAACATAATAAATCAAACGACAATGGAACTATTACAAGTACAGAATAA
- a CDS encoding DUF3871 family protein, with the protein MELLQVQNNLVIPEEQIITKSSSPFIETNTQEVSLFHLQKDCIIPVFSKDMECTIAHYEFINAVDDCVHTIFSGQRILKPEIRTSHVIKGRIPEAIGKPVKELTEQDKTIYYERMMFKIDVPSISETLNGNNLSLTIGGVRAYNQENLYSKKNYEKFKVFVGFKNRVCTNLCVSSDGIVEELRASSIDELKAKVMELLGAYEMQNHLNSLKLLSEYSLTEKQFAKFLGKCRMYNYLPKPEKRDIPQLMLNDRQISTVAKGYYEDENFARNEDDSISLWSMFNLLTEATKSSYIDSFLSRSLNSHELIQKLSYSMQNDTTFWYLN; encoded by the coding sequence ATGGAACTATTACAAGTACAGAATAATCTGGTTATACCAGAAGAACAGATAATTACAAAATCATCATCACCATTTATAGAGACTAACACACAAGAGGTTAGCCTTTTTCATTTGCAAAAAGATTGTATAATCCCTGTGTTCTCGAAAGATATGGAATGTACTATTGCTCACTATGAGTTTATCAATGCTGTTGATGATTGTGTTCATACCATATTTTCTGGGCAACGGATTTTAAAGCCAGAAATAAGGACAAGTCATGTAATAAAAGGCAGAATTCCAGAAGCCATTGGCAAACCTGTAAAGGAGTTAACGGAACAGGATAAAACTATTTATTACGAAAGAATGATGTTTAAAATTGATGTACCAAGTATTTCAGAAACATTAAATGGTAATAATTTAAGTCTTACAATAGGTGGGGTAAGAGCATATAACCAAGAAAACCTATATAGTAAAAAGAACTACGAGAAATTCAAAGTTTTTGTAGGTTTCAAAAATAGGGTTTGTACCAATCTTTGTGTTAGTTCTGATGGAATTGTAGAAGAGCTAAGGGCATCAAGTATAGACGAGCTAAAGGCTAAGGTTATGGAGCTATTAGGGGCTTATGAAATGCAAAACCACCTAAATAGTTTAAAACTGCTTTCAGAGTATAGTTTAACTGAAAAACAATTTGCAAAGTTTTTGGGTAAGTGTCGTATGTATAATTATTTGCCTAAGCCAGAAAAAAGGGATATTCCACAATTAATGTTGAATGATCGACAAATTAGTACAGTTGCAAAAGGCTATTACGAAGATGAAAATTTTGCCAGAAATGAAGATGACAGTATTAGTTTATGGAGCATGTTTAATCTTCTAACTGAAGCCACTAAAAGCAGTTACATTGATTCTTTTTTAAGTCGAAGTTTGAATTCGCACGAGCTCATCCAAAAACTATCATATTCGATGCAAAATGACACAACATTTTGGTACTTAAATTAA
- a CDS encoding DUF5906 domain-containing protein, translating into METKIDEISIKFWDIDKKGKVKILQNKLLEFISKSGFAKAEITDMDYVLVLESANTVKEVADYVIVDFIKNYLKKIKQLEVYEAFIIGSSGYISKPKLRFLTTVKLLNDRDNSNSSWFHFSNLSWQVDKKSFKNRSREEIPGKIWESRILPYDCYTALDDDASQFQKFCMNIAGNDKKRFLALLTIIGYLLHRSQDPSNAKAIIFVDENISFDGTANGGTGKSLLLRAIGKCRELVVMDGKNMKTKSWFKNQRINRTSDIVFYDDVGKDFSLEELYSMITTGIEVEKKYKTAEYISPENAPKICISSNYVVKGTGGSTDIRRRCEFEVANHYNENFTPEDEFGNYFFDDWDRDEWNRFFHFMMSCVQQYLKRGLIIPKPINLKKNRLINATSEEFVAFMDLGLVEYNKWISKKDVFELFKKEYVHYNNLAPHQMTKWMKEYARQSGLVYEDRKSGEKYDFYLKTIGKEASDEEE; encoded by the coding sequence ATGGAAACTAAAATCGATGAAATCTCAATTAAGTTTTGGGATATTGATAAAAAAGGTAAGGTTAAAATCCTTCAGAACAAACTATTAGAGTTTATCTCTAAATCAGGTTTCGCAAAAGCGGAAATTACTGATATGGATTATGTGTTGGTACTTGAATCCGCTAATACAGTTAAGGAAGTTGCCGATTATGTAATTGTAGATTTTATTAAGAATTACCTTAAAAAGATTAAGCAACTAGAGGTTTATGAAGCTTTTATTATAGGTTCATCGGGTTATATTTCTAAACCAAAATTAAGGTTTTTGACTACTGTAAAACTTCTTAATGACAGAGATAATTCAAATAGCAGTTGGTTTCATTTCTCGAATTTAAGTTGGCAAGTTGACAAGAAATCATTTAAAAATAGGTCGCGAGAAGAAATTCCAGGCAAAATATGGGAATCAAGAATCTTACCATATGATTGTTACACAGCCTTGGATGATGATGCTTCTCAATTTCAAAAGTTCTGTATGAATATTGCTGGTAACGATAAAAAGAGGTTTTTAGCATTACTAACTATAATTGGGTACTTGTTGCATAGAAGCCAAGATCCAAGTAATGCAAAAGCAATCATATTTGTTGATGAAAACATTTCATTTGATGGAACAGCTAATGGGGGAACAGGAAAAAGTTTATTACTGCGTGCTATAGGGAAATGTCGTGAATTAGTTGTTATGGACGGGAAGAACATGAAAACTAAAAGCTGGTTTAAAAACCAACGCATTAACAGAACTTCTGATATTGTTTTTTATGATGATGTTGGAAAGGATTTTTCACTAGAAGAGCTGTATTCTATGATTACAACAGGGATTGAAGTTGAAAAAAAATATAAAACGGCTGAATACATTTCACCAGAAAATGCACCTAAAATATGTATCTCAAGTAATTATGTAGTGAAAGGTACAGGAGGAAGCACTGATATCAGAAGACGTTGTGAATTTGAAGTAGCTAATCATTATAATGAAAATTTCACTCCTGAGGATGAATTTGGAAATTACTTTTTCGATGACTGGGATAGGGATGAATGGAATAGATTTTTTCATTTTATGATGTCTTGTGTACAGCAATATCTTAAGCGAGGACTGATTATCCCTAAACCTATTAATTTAAAAAAGAACAGATTAATAAATGCTACCTCGGAGGAATTCGTTGCTTTTATGGACTTAGGTCTCGTAGAGTACAACAAGTGGATTAGTAAAAAAGATGTGTTCGAGCTTTTTAAGAAAGAATATGTTCATTATAATAATTTAGCTCCTCATCAAATGACTAAATGGATGAAGGAATATGCTCGTCAAAGTGGTTTGGTATATGAAGACAGAAAATCTGGTGAAAAGTATGATTTTTATCTTAAAACAATAGGGAAGGAGGCTAGCGATGAAGAAGAATAA
- a CDS encoding NUMOD1 domain-containing DNA-binding protein produces MKKNKLKSAGIIYTVKCEITGEFYVGATTDSIHQRKIDHQERAKRGDKHPFAQAIATYGADAFTWKHTDTASTIDELARKEKEYIEKLDSKKQGYNADAGGGFKKTIYQYSIKDGSLVNTYHCLESAASAIGVYKNSIGNACIGQNKTCKGYYWSYNFCVPFNPDKDLRKKQVVQYSLSGKQLAIYESVAVASERTGISKTCISRVCRKERDKSGGFIWKYLS; encoded by the coding sequence ATGAAGAAGAATAAACTAAAATCCGCAGGTATCATCTATACCGTTAAATGCGAAATCACGGGTGAGTTTTATGTGGGAGCTACAACAGATTCAATACACCAACGTAAAATAGACCACCAAGAGCGTGCTAAAAGAGGTGATAAACATCCCTTTGCACAAGCGATAGCTACGTATGGAGCAGATGCATTTACTTGGAAGCATACAGACACAGCAAGCACAATAGACGAGTTAGCCAGAAAAGAAAAAGAATACATTGAAAAATTGGATTCTAAAAAACAAGGATACAATGCTGATGCAGGAGGTGGGTTTAAGAAAACCATTTATCAATATTCAATAAAAGATGGTAGTTTGGTAAACACCTACCATTGCTTAGAAAGTGCTGCAAGTGCGATTGGAGTATATAAAAACTCAATAGGTAATGCTTGTATTGGTCAAAATAAAACCTGTAAAGGTTATTATTGGAGTTATAATTTTTGTGTGCCATTTAATCCAGATAAGGATTTACGTAAAAAGCAAGTAGTTCAATATTCCCTTTCTGGTAAGCAGTTAGCGATTTATGAATCTGTTGCAGTAGCTAGTGAGCGAACAGGCATTTCTAAAACATGTATAAGTCGTGTGTGTAGAAAAGAACGTGATAAAAGTGGAGGCTTTATCTGGAAGTATTTAAGCTAA
- a CDS encoding transposase — MIPIQVTDRFHVQKLALEALQDIRIKYRWDAIDLENENIKLARANHKTYKQEVFDNGDTRKQLLARSRYLLYKAPSNWTENQYQRSKILFDQYPDIQLAFNLVQGLRNIFNTAKSVETAYTKLAHWYKDVEQSGFRAFNTIANTITLNYRSILNYFINRSTNASAESFNAKIKAFRAQFRGVKNIEFFLFRLTTIFA, encoded by the coding sequence TTGATCCCCATACAGGTTACTGATCGGTTTCATGTACAGAAATTAGCCTTGGAAGCACTACAAGATATAAGAATCAAATATAGGTGGGACGCCATAGATCTAGAAAACGAAAACATAAAACTTGCCAGAGCAAATCACAAGACCTATAAACAAGAGGTCTTTGATAATGGAGATACCAGAAAACAACTCTTAGCAAGAAGCAGGTATTTACTCTACAAAGCACCCTCTAATTGGACGGAAAATCAATACCAGAGAAGCAAAATACTCTTCGATCAATATCCTGATATCCAACTAGCATTTAACCTAGTTCAAGGCCTTAGAAATATTTTCAATACAGCAAAATCAGTAGAAACTGCATACACAAAGCTAGCGCATTGGTATAAAGATGTTGAACAATCTGGATTTAGAGCATTCAATACAATAGCAAATACGATAACCCTAAACTATAGATCTATACTTAACTATTTCATCAATCGAAGTACAAATGCTTCTGCTGAATCTTTTAACGCAAAGATAAAAGCCTTTAGAGCCCAGTTTAGAGGTGTCAAAAATATAGAATTTTTCCTTTTTAGATTAACCACTATTTTTGCTTAA
- a CDS encoding transposase: MGHFYGVDGKKLQRQYKDYLSDFKDWNQKKHAKQYLIFPENIGSHLSIDETALSKGELYTIITNKKAKGKKGSIVAIFSGTKVEPIIEQLLKLSAKKRTKVKEITLDMANSMKTIAKKCFPKAIQVTDRFHVQKLALEALQDIRIKYRWDAIDLENENIKLARANHKTYKQEVFDNGDTRKQLLARSRYLLYKAPSNWTENQYQRSKILFDQYPDIQLAFNLVQGLRNIFNTAKSVETAYTKLAHWYKDVEQSGFRAFNTIANTITLNYRSILNYFINRSTNASAESFNAKIKAFRAQFRGVKNIEFFLFRLTTIFA, encoded by the coding sequence ATAGGACATTTTTATGGCGTTGATGGTAAAAAACTACAACGTCAGTATAAAGATTATTTAAGTGATTTTAAAGACTGGAATCAGAAGAAACATGCAAAACAATATCTCATCTTTCCTGAAAATATAGGAAGCCATTTATCTATTGATGAGACTGCTTTGTCAAAGGGAGAACTCTACACCATCATTACCAACAAAAAAGCCAAAGGTAAAAAAGGAAGTATCGTTGCCATTTTTTCTGGCACTAAAGTAGAACCTATTATAGAACAGCTTCTTAAATTATCAGCAAAGAAAAGAACGAAGGTTAAAGAGATTACACTAGACATGGCTAACTCAATGAAAACTATCGCTAAAAAATGTTTCCCAAAAGCCATACAGGTTACTGATCGGTTTCATGTACAGAAATTAGCCTTGGAAGCACTACAAGATATAAGAATCAAATATAGGTGGGACGCCATAGATCTAGAAAACGAAAACATAAAACTTGCCAGAGCAAATCACAAGACCTATAAACAAGAGGTCTTTGATAATGGAGATACCAGAAAACAACTCTTAGCAAGAAGCAGGTATTTACTCTACAAAGCACCCTCTAATTGGACGGAAAATCAATACCAGAGAAGCAAAATACTCTTCGATCAATATCCTGATATCCAACTAGCATTTAACCTAGTTCAAGGCCTTAGAAATATTTTCAATACAGCAAAATCAGTAGAAACTGCATACACAAAGCTAGCGCATTGGTATAAAGATGTTGAACAATCTGGATTTAGAGCATTCAATACAATAGCAAATACGATAACCCTAAACTATAGATCTATACTTAACTATTTCATCAATCGAAGTACAAATGCTTCTGCTGAATCTTTTAACGCAAAGATAAAAGCCTTTAGAGCCCAGTTTAGAGGTGTCAAAAATATAGAATTTTTCCTTTTTAGATTAACCACTATTTTTGCTTAA
- a CDS encoding transposase family protein has protein sequence MDHYLELLKLILPEFLINHFDLVKHTKNGEVMHLYFEEQNATPKEESKRTLIAHGFHKEVTIQDFPLRGNTVYLHVKRRRWLDKTTKQVVQRDWNLVAQGTRMTSEFAAFLKEINQY, from the coding sequence TTGGACCATTATCTAGAACTACTCAAACTTATTTTACCTGAATTTCTAATCAACCATTTTGATCTTGTAAAGCATACTAAAAATGGCGAAGTCATGCATCTTTACTTTGAAGAACAAAATGCAACACCTAAAGAAGAATCTAAACGCACATTAATTGCGCATGGTTTTCATAAAGAAGTAACCATCCAAGATTTTCCTTTACGAGGCAATACAGTTTACCTGCATGTTAAGCGTCGCAGATGGTTAGACAAGACCACCAAACAAGTCGTGCAGAGAGATTGGAACTTAGTAGCACAGGGAACTCGTATGACATCAGAGTTCGCTGCTTTTTTAAAAGAAATTAATCAATACTAG
- a CDS encoding transposase: MHLNLAQYLLPEGILEYFDVVSSKSESDKIHFYLEEKNILPVEYEQLPAKSKGFIPEITVEDFPLRGKTVLLHIKRRRWTLLESHQIIKRDWNLVAQGTRMTSEFAAFLKDISRY; encoded by the coding sequence TTGCATTTAAATTTAGCCCAATATTTACTACCCGAAGGAATCTTAGAATATTTTGATGTAGTTTCCAGTAAATCTGAATCTGATAAAATTCACTTTTACTTAGAAGAAAAAAATATCCTACCTGTCGAATACGAACAGCTCCCTGCTAAATCTAAGGGATTCATACCTGAAATTACTGTAGAAGATTTCCCTTTGCGAGGGAAAACGGTTTTACTTCATATCAAACGGCGTCGTTGGACACTTTTAGAGAGTCATCAGATCATAAAAAGGGATTGGAATTTAGTAGCGCAGGGAACTCGAATGACCTCAGAGTTTGCTGCTTTTTTAAAAGATATCTCTAGATACTAA
- a CDS encoding transposase, translating to MYKNHLSDFNEWKQKTHASEWLFFGKNLGKYLSLDETSLSNGELYTILTNKDAHGKKGAIVALVKGTKAEDVIKVIKMIDGSRRNMVKEVTVDMAANMNLIIKKCFPKAEIVTDRFHVQKLATEAVQEERIRLRWEVLEQENRLIGKSKKKDMVYSPEILSNGDTKRQLLARSRYLLFKHKTKWTPSQITRAELLFKRYPSIEKCYNLAQQLSNIYQTNTNKDVARLKLAHWYENVQKSGFKSFNTISKSLQIHHNSILNYFNNRSTNASAESFNAKIKEFRSQFRGVRDVKFFLFRLTKLYA from the coding sequence ATTTACAAAAACCATCTTAGCGATTTTAATGAGTGGAAACAGAAAACCCATGCAAGCGAATGGTTGTTTTTTGGAAAAAACTTAGGCAAATATTTAAGTTTAGATGAAACCTCTCTTTCAAACGGAGAACTCTATACCATCTTAACCAATAAAGATGCTCATGGTAAAAAAGGAGCTATTGTAGCCTTAGTTAAAGGAACCAAGGCAGAAGATGTGATAAAAGTAATCAAAATGATAGACGGCTCAAGACGTAATATGGTTAAAGAGGTTACAGTGGACATGGCTGCAAACATGAACTTAATCATCAAAAAGTGTTTCCCTAAAGCAGAAATTGTAACCGATAGGTTCCATGTGCAAAAGTTAGCCACGGAAGCTGTTCAAGAAGAACGTATTCGATTGCGTTGGGAGGTTCTTGAACAAGAAAACAGGCTTATCGGGAAGTCAAAAAAGAAAGACATGGTTTACTCGCCAGAAATACTTAGCAATGGGGATACCAAAAGACAGCTTTTGGCTAGGAGTAGATATTTATTGTTTAAACACAAAACCAAATGGACTCCATCACAAATTACAAGGGCTGAACTATTATTCAAACGGTATCCATCAATAGAAAAATGCTATAACTTAGCACAACAACTTAGCAACATTTACCAAACCAATACCAATAAAGATGTTGCAAGATTAAAACTGGCACATTGGTATGAAAATGTTCAGAAATCTGGATTTAAATCATTTAATACAATATCTAAATCATTACAAATACACCATAATTCTATCTTGAACTATTTTAATAATAGAAGCACTAATGCTTCGGCGGAATCATTCAACGCCAAAATAAAAGAGTTTAGATCGCAATTCAGAGGCGTAAGAGATGTGAAATTTTTCCTGTTCAGACTAACTAAATTATACGCATAA
- a CDS encoding PA0069 family radical SAM protein, whose protein sequence is MNPKYTIKGRGAQLNASNRFLELNHEMRDDFLEFCHKEGEESDKNKTLYLEVFPKTIVNKVESPDIGMSYSMNAYQGCEHGCIYCYARNSHEFWGYSAGLDFERRIMVKKDAPKLLEALLKKKSWKAHTIVMSGNTDCYQPAENFFEITRKCLEVFLEYKHPVAIITKNALILRDLDLLKELSKDNLIGVNVSITSLSEETRRVLEPRTASISKRLETVKILSDHGIPVNVMLAPIIPSINSHEILPLAKAASEHGALGIAHTIVRLNGAIGEIFKDWIHKTMPDKAEKVLHQIENCHGGNLNNSRYGYRMHGEGKIAEQINSLVKLAKLKYFKNKQMPKLNIQLHEQLKDGQLKLF, encoded by the coding sequence ATGAACCCAAAATATACTATAAAAGGCCGTGGTGCACAGCTTAATGCATCCAATAGATTCTTGGAATTGAATCATGAAATGCGTGACGATTTTTTAGAGTTTTGCCATAAAGAAGGTGAAGAAAGTGATAAAAATAAAACACTTTATTTAGAAGTTTTTCCTAAAACCATTGTGAATAAAGTAGAGAGTCCAGATATTGGAATGTCTTATTCCATGAATGCTTATCAAGGTTGCGAACATGGGTGCATTTACTGTTATGCACGCAATAGCCACGAATTTTGGGGTTATAGTGCTGGTTTGGATTTTGAGCGACGTATTATGGTTAAAAAAGACGCTCCAAAATTGTTAGAAGCGTTGTTAAAAAAGAAAAGTTGGAAAGCGCATACTATCGTGATGTCGGGCAATACAGATTGTTATCAACCTGCTGAAAATTTTTTTGAGATTACACGTAAGTGCTTAGAAGTGTTTTTAGAATATAAACATCCCGTAGCCATCATTACGAAAAATGCGTTAATTCTTAGGGATTTGGATCTTTTAAAAGAGCTTTCAAAAGATAATTTAATAGGTGTAAACGTGTCAATTACGTCACTTTCAGAAGAGACTAGACGTGTTTTAGAACCGAGAACTGCAAGCATTAGTAAGCGTTTAGAAACAGTAAAAATACTGAGTGACCACGGTATTCCTGTTAATGTGATGTTAGCTCCCATCATTCCCTCAATAAACAGTCATGAAATATTGCCATTAGCAAAAGCGGCTTCAGAACACGGAGCTTTAGGCATCGCGCATACTATTGTAAGACTTAACGGTGCCATTGGAGAAATATTTAAAGATTGGATACACAAAACCATGCCCGATAAAGCTGAAAAAGTATTACATCAAATTGAAAATTGTCATGGTGGTAATTTAAACAATTCGCGTTACGGTTATAGAATGCACGGCGAAGGAAAAATAGCAGAACAAATTAATAGTTTGGTGAAATTAGCGAAGCTTAAGTATTTTAAAAACAAACAAATGCCTAAACTAAATATCCAGTTACACGAGCAGCTTAAAGATGGACAATTAAAGTTGTTTTAA